The Phocoena sinus isolate mPhoSin1 chromosome 17, mPhoSin1.pri, whole genome shotgun sequence genome contains a region encoding:
- the LOC116742557 gene encoding LOW QUALITY PROTEIN: AP-3 complex subunit sigma-2-like (The sequence of the model RefSeq protein was modified relative to this genomic sequence to represent the inferred CDS: deleted 2 bases in 1 codon) yields the protein MIQAILVFSNHGKPRLDCFYQRFPEEIQQQVIREIFHLALKRDDNICNFLGGGCLIGGSDYKLIYWRYAALYFVFCGDSSESELGILDLIQDFVETLDKCFENVCELDLIFHTDMVHYVLQEVVMGGMVLDTNMNEIVAQTEAQNRLEKSEGCLSAAPARAMSTVKNISLLEMPRIINIGDLNIKVPNLSQFV from the exons ATGATTCAGGCAATCCTGGTTTTCAGTAACCATGGGAAGCCACGT CTTGACTGCTTCTACCAGCGTTTCCCAGAAGAAATTCAACAGCAGGTTATTCGAGAGATCTTCCATCTAGCTCTCAAACGGGATGACAACATCTGTAACTTCTTGGGGGGTGGATGTTTGATTGGTGGGTCTGACTACAAACTGATTTATTGGCGTTATGCTGCCCTCTACTTTGTATTTTGTGGGGATTCGTCAGAGAGTGAACTTGGGATCTTAGACCTCATCCAGGATTTTGTGGAGACTCTGGACAAGTGTTTCGAAAATGTTTGTGAATTGGATTTGATCTTCCACACGGATATGGTGCACTACGTTCTTCAGGAGGTGGTGATGGGTGGGATGGTGTTGGATACAAACATGAATGAAATCGTGGCTCAGACTGAAGCTCAGAACAGGCTGGAGAAGtccgagggttgtctttcagCCGCACCCGCCCGGGCCATGTCCACCGTGAAAAACATCAGCCTGCTGGAGATGCCTCGGATTATCAACATTGGCGATCTCAACATCAAGGTCCCCAACCTGTCGCAGTTTGTCTGA